A single window of Echinimonas agarilytica DNA harbors:
- a CDS encoding glucosaminidase domain-containing protein gives MRLTNKNITVLVVLGVVLALAIVFWPLKILPHYIPDYKHTALPDFSTIPAGSERKEAFSSYLVPLIQAVNAHQLLLRETAQQVATLPELSDYQQQWLAGLCQLYSIRTPCKPGIPLLQSIDSRINTVPVALALAQAAKESGWGTSRFARQGNNLFGQWCFSKGCGLVPLQRKPGAKHEVATFDSPAYSVDAYVRNINANGAYQLLRQHRQSLQNQAMPELVKALILGLGSYSERGQAYVHEVDAMIDNNPSWLAYPAVVEKHPPTL, from the coding sequence GTGAGATTAACCAATAAAAATATAACTGTACTCGTTGTCTTGGGTGTTGTTTTGGCGCTGGCAATTGTGTTTTGGCCGTTGAAAATATTACCCCATTATATTCCTGATTATAAACACACTGCGTTACCTGACTTTTCAACGATTCCTGCGGGTTCAGAAAGAAAAGAGGCATTTTCTAGTTATTTGGTGCCCTTGATTCAAGCGGTGAATGCGCACCAGCTGTTATTGCGCGAAACGGCTCAGCAAGTGGCGACTTTACCTGAGCTGTCAGATTATCAGCAACAGTGGTTAGCGGGCTTGTGTCAGCTGTACAGTATTCGCACTCCATGTAAACCTGGAATTCCATTGTTACAGTCCATTGATAGTCGAATTAATACAGTGCCTGTTGCGCTGGCGTTGGCTCAGGCGGCGAAGGAGTCGGGTTGGGGAACCTCTCGGTTTGCTCGGCAAGGCAATAACTTGTTTGGCCAATGGTGTTTTAGCAAAGGGTGTGGACTTGTACCTTTGCAGCGTAAACCTGGAGCTAAACATGAAGTGGCTACGTTTGATTCGCCAGCTTACTCCGTGGACGCTTATGTGCGTAACATCAATGCTAATGGCGCCTATCAACTGCTGCGTCAACATCGTCAGTCGCTGCAAAATCAAGCCATGCCCGAATTGGTAAAAGCGCTCATATTGGGGCTTGGCTCTTACTCTGAACGAGGTCAAGCCTATGTGCATGAAGTCGATGCCATGATTGACAACAATCCATCGTGGTTGGCGTACCCAGCAGTGGTTGAAAAACACCCTCCCACGCTTTAA
- a CDS encoding NADH:flavin oxidoreductase/NADH oxidase family protein, which yields MNHASKTIRIGQTLLPNRLMKSAMSEQLGDSKHNPKPELARLYRTWAEGGTGLLVTGNIMISSDALAEPSNIVLDDSSNLAAFRYWTSATQHFSSQLWAQLNHPGKQSSKFLSKAPLAPSAIALQGSHKKGFNAPLEMTEAQIQKVIRQFAISAKLAKDVGFDGVQLHAAHGYLINQFLSPTHNQRVDHWGGAVANRMFFLLNVYHACREAVGDDFPISVKLNSSDFEPGGYNENDCLAVMKALETAGVDMIELSGGTYEVAAMMGEQTHSERNLCFSQFARQVKQEISIPIAVTGGFRSSQHIQETLAEGVDLIGLGRPLTVEPSFSKLVVNGDSVDMQTPTPTTGYQRIDQAIMVHLIWFEVQIHRLSKGLKPNLKLSAWSSAWHMLKMIGLNAFKPRRI from the coding sequence ATGAATCATGCATCAAAAACAATCCGTATTGGGCAGACTCTACTGCCCAACCGCCTCATGAAATCGGCCATGAGTGAACAATTGGGAGATTCCAAACACAACCCCAAACCAGAACTTGCAAGGCTATACCGAACGTGGGCAGAAGGCGGTACAGGATTGTTGGTCACAGGGAACATTATGATTAGCTCAGATGCGCTTGCTGAACCCAGCAACATTGTGCTTGATGACTCTAGCAACCTTGCAGCATTTCGCTATTGGACGAGCGCGACTCAACATTTTAGCAGTCAGCTTTGGGCGCAACTCAATCATCCCGGTAAACAGTCATCCAAGTTTTTGAGTAAAGCACCACTTGCACCCTCAGCGATTGCTTTGCAAGGCTCTCATAAAAAAGGCTTCAATGCCCCGTTGGAAATGACAGAAGCTCAAATTCAAAAAGTCATTCGGCAGTTTGCTATATCAGCAAAGCTGGCCAAAGATGTTGGGTTTGATGGCGTTCAATTACATGCCGCTCATGGCTACTTAATTAACCAATTTTTATCCCCCACACACAACCAAAGAGTCGATCACTGGGGAGGCGCTGTGGCCAACCGAATGTTCTTTTTGTTGAATGTTTATCACGCTTGTCGGGAAGCGGTAGGAGATGACTTTCCGATTTCGGTGAAACTCAATTCATCTGACTTTGAACCAGGTGGCTACAACGAAAATGACTGTTTAGCCGTCATGAAAGCACTGGAAACAGCGGGCGTTGATATGATTGAGTTATCGGGAGGTACCTATGAAGTAGCGGCGATGATGGGGGAGCAAACTCACTCAGAAAGGAACCTTTGTTTCAGCCAATTTGCGCGCCAAGTAAAACAGGAAATTAGTATTCCTATTGCCGTGACGGGTGGGTTTCGATCGAGTCAGCATATACAAGAAACCTTGGCTGAAGGTGTTGATTTAATTGGACTCGGACGACCATTAACAGTAGAGCCTTCATTTTCTAAACTCGTTGTGAATGGCGATTCAGTCGACATGCAAACGCCCACACCCACCACCGGGTATCAGCGCATAGATCAGGCTATCATGGTCCATTTAATCTGGTTTGAAGTACAGATTCATAGACTTTCAAAAGGGCTCAAACCCAACCTAAAATTATCCGCTTGGTCGTCAGCGTGGCATATGCTGAAAATGATTGGGCTGAATGCATTTAAGCCCAGACGAATATAA
- a CDS encoding HlyD family secretion protein — translation MKEIMLPYILVVWLLVKLGVITWNLRNAVMSVGIGAFLAFLLFAGHRFWSPADLTDSATVKAPHAVLSPLVMQEVDQIYVDHNQFVEKGQLIYTLIDVDSNEEISSLEAQIDASHHEIEAFRISLNNDKRNLERLESLQDFAAQSSKDDLQASIQSGKAKIVAAQAKIESMQSQINSASWKNDRREVRAPFDGQLSVVNIANGTRIGNMHLYDTSRKFLEMRIADQAYGNIKPGQFAEFYVDAYPGQIIRGRVHSIRAGTGEAMVNPMNGDQHVRQHVGSNSSTHGRTVIIEFNDPEGMLIPIGATGSGWVSAEKPHPILGFIDIIGGATVRLKALKSYLSAL, via the coding sequence ATGAAAGAAATTATGCTGCCTTATATCTTAGTCGTTTGGTTGTTAGTCAAGTTAGGAGTCATCACCTGGAACCTTAGAAACGCGGTGATGTCGGTTGGTATTGGCGCTTTTCTGGCATTTTTACTCTTCGCAGGACATCGCTTTTGGTCACCTGCCGACCTGACCGACAGCGCCACCGTGAAAGCGCCTCATGCGGTACTCAGCCCATTGGTGATGCAAGAAGTCGATCAAATTTATGTTGATCACAACCAATTCGTGGAAAAAGGGCAATTGATTTACACCCTAATTGATGTCGATTCCAACGAAGAGATCAGCTCTTTGGAGGCTCAAATAGATGCTTCGCATCATGAAATTGAAGCGTTTCGAATTAGTTTGAATAATGACAAACGCAACTTGGAGCGCTTAGAGTCACTGCAAGACTTTGCCGCTCAGTCGAGCAAAGATGATTTACAAGCGTCGATTCAATCGGGCAAAGCAAAGATAGTCGCGGCTCAAGCAAAGATCGAATCGATGCAATCGCAAATTAATTCTGCAAGCTGGAAGAATGACCGCCGTGAAGTCCGTGCACCATTCGATGGTCAACTATCGGTGGTCAATATCGCAAACGGTACTCGCATCGGTAACATGCACTTATATGATACATCTCGCAAGTTCCTAGAAATGCGTATTGCGGATCAAGCTTACGGCAACATCAAACCGGGACAATTTGCTGAGTTTTATGTGGATGCTTACCCAGGTCAAATCATTCGAGGTCGCGTGCATAGTATTCGTGCAGGTACAGGTGAAGCCATGGTGAACCCAATGAATGGTGATCAACATGTCCGCCAACATGTGGGATCAAACAGTTCAACTCATGGTCGTACTGTCATCATTGAGTTTAATGATCCAGAAGGCATGCTCATTCCAATCGGCGCAACAGGTTCAGGCTGGGTCTCGGCAGAAAAGCCACACCCGATATTAGGCTTCATCGACATTATTGGTGGCGCAACCGTTCGCCTAAAAGCACTCAAGTCTTATCTTAGCGCCCTTTAA
- a CDS encoding magnesium transporter: protein MKGFAAGFAKFLAYITAILGFSAIFSLMAGIHGTHLTEAYFSQGTPNIIALLDSEFFMGLIFVITLGVIIYVLKLMWDLHEIAVHKAQRLNSAHTQVVFALSLCGLFIDKTWWVLAIIIAFARWDIIADQLSAIINRGLGRDDSKGSQS from the coding sequence ATGAAAGGGTTTGCAGCTGGCTTTGCCAAATTCCTAGCTTATATCACCGCCATATTGGGTTTTAGTGCCATTTTTTCACTCATGGCCGGTATCCATGGCACACATTTAACCGAAGCATACTTTTCACAAGGGACGCCCAATATTATTGCTCTGCTCGATTCGGAGTTTTTTATGGGACTTATTTTTGTGATCACGCTAGGCGTTATCATCTATGTGCTTAAGCTCATGTGGGATCTTCATGAGATTGCAGTACACAAAGCACAGCGCCTCAACAGTGCTCATACCCAAGTGGTTTTTGCGTTGTCGTTATGCGGTTTGTTTATTGATAAAACATGGTGGGTATTGGCCATCATCATTGCATTCGCACGCTGGGATATCATCGCCGATCAGCTATCTGCCATCATCAATCGTGGACTGGGTCGTGACGACTCAAAAGGATCTCAATCATGA
- a CDS encoding LysR family transcriptional regulator, giving the protein MDLNNLNVFIALFETGSTQRAALQLGRSQSYVSKTLAQLREDLDDSLFIRSANGLEPTTYAKRIAPKLKLAIASVESAIEPDQFSPSSIDTINIHVSEPLILAFGKPIIEAIRAETTAKITLVHWRSDSEQSILEGGVEIGIHAITDRSQEFYQRKIFTATAVQRGKQGAEMIKVHVDNFNEFSPVYERETGKIEPTIVTDNTGLGLQLEDQYNRYHLKLATADTSSHLNFDVGYVIKSSRREEPKIQWISKIIDDVIKNNTHRL; this is encoded by the coding sequence ATGGATCTGAACAATCTCAATGTGTTTATCGCGCTATTTGAAACGGGCTCAACGCAACGCGCAGCCTTACAATTGGGCCGCTCTCAATCTTATGTCTCTAAGACACTCGCTCAATTACGCGAAGACCTCGATGATTCGTTGTTTATTCGCAGCGCCAACGGCTTAGAACCGACAACATATGCCAAACGTATTGCGCCCAAATTAAAACTTGCGATTGCATCAGTTGAGTCAGCGATAGAGCCCGACCAGTTTTCTCCTAGCAGCATAGACACCATCAACATTCATGTTTCTGAACCACTTATTCTCGCTTTTGGAAAGCCGATTATCGAGGCCATTCGTGCCGAAACAACTGCCAAAATCACTTTGGTACATTGGCGCTCAGATTCTGAACAATCAATTCTAGAAGGCGGCGTTGAAATTGGTATTCACGCCATTACCGACCGCAGCCAGGAGTTTTATCAGCGCAAAATCTTTACTGCAACAGCGGTACAGCGCGGTAAACAAGGCGCTGAGATGATCAAAGTGCATGTGGACAATTTCAACGAATTCAGTCCAGTTTATGAACGCGAAACCGGCAAAATTGAACCAACGATAGTCACCGACAACACGGGGCTTGGTCTCCAACTCGAGGACCAATATAACCGCTACCACTTAAAGCTAGCGACAGCTGACACCAGTAGTCATTTGAATTTTGATGTGGGCTACGTGATTAAATCATCACGAAGGGAAGAGCCTAAAATTCAGTGGATTAGCAAGATCATTGATGACGTGATTAAGAACAATACACACCGCCTTTAG
- a CDS encoding aspartoacylase: MTQFKSVAIVGGTHGNEFTGIYLLKKWQQQIAEVSRPSFNTELVFANPRAHAENKRYCDQDLNRQFSEADLANPTLTGYEQSRAKAINQQLGPKGDARIDFIIDLHTTTSNMGATLLLLQQGEVYNKLAAYVQQQMPEVIVIRDDDHLAQADHRLLATLGKFGVIVEVGPVPQSVLRADVYQQSEQMTQHILDFLELWNKQQLPSLPSDIDAYRYTESLTLPLDDQGNRLGMVHPHVQDSDFNALEPGAPLFQCFDGTVMTYQGESIVYPGFVNEAAYYDNNLALSLHEKVTIKVSE, translated from the coding sequence ATGACTCAATTTAAATCAGTCGCCATTGTTGGTGGTACCCACGGAAATGAATTTACTGGTATTTATTTGCTGAAAAAATGGCAACAGCAAATCGCAGAGGTGAGCCGACCTAGTTTTAATACGGAACTGGTCTTTGCCAACCCCAGGGCGCATGCAGAAAACAAGCGCTATTGCGACCAAGATTTAAATCGTCAATTTAGTGAAGCCGATTTAGCAAACCCTACACTCACAGGCTACGAGCAAAGCCGAGCCAAAGCTATCAATCAGCAACTCGGGCCGAAAGGTGACGCACGCATAGACTTCATCATTGATTTACACACCACCACTAGCAATATGGGCGCAACGCTTTTGTTATTGCAGCAAGGCGAGGTGTACAACAAGTTAGCAGCATATGTTCAGCAGCAAATGCCAGAGGTGATTGTTATTCGCGATGACGATCATTTAGCTCAGGCGGATCATCGTTTACTCGCGACATTGGGTAAGTTTGGTGTCATTGTTGAAGTCGGGCCGGTGCCGCAATCTGTGTTGCGCGCAGATGTGTACCAGCAAAGCGAGCAAATGACACAACACATCTTAGACTTTTTGGAGCTGTGGAATAAGCAGCAGCTACCTTCGTTGCCGAGTGATATAGACGCATATCGCTACACTGAATCATTGACCTTGCCGTTGGATGATCAAGGGAATCGTTTGGGAATGGTGCATCCGCATGTACAGGATTCAGATTTCAATGCATTAGAGCCCGGAGCGCCGTTGTTCCAATGTTTTGATGGGACTGTGATGACGTATCAAGGTGAATCGATTGTGTACCCAGGTTTTGTCAATGAAGCTGCCTATTATGACAATAACCTTGCTCTGTCCCTGCATGAAAAAGTCACAATTAAAGTGAGTGAATAA
- a CDS encoding TonB-dependent receptor: MFRKSILATHIKLSLLASITAISPVAMNVALAEESSTKTQKEEIAQKLSDVETIQVTGIRGSLSGSQFLKRSADQVMDAITAEDIGKLPDQNVAEALQRITGVQIGRDATGAGSGFQVRGISQNRVEINGQTMVSNNGESRSNSFNDTSSSLFKGIEVIKSPTADMTEGAIGATVRLKTFAPLDFKKDLTLSGKYEGTKDQKADDKGYSGNALLSQKFDWGDWGEFGYLVNFSREEKITESELYSTNWRAADSNQLVLDPDSPEKITPGTLVYIPDQPRLERKPFEEKKTGLDSKIQWAPSADLEFFAHAFKTKFTQNLKQVRMNYLSRDTSALLQDNAEYLTFERGAIPVQYSDDQGSPATENAHRAILSYGEFDFDAAGSPARFAGNFSRNDIEQFAFSTGAKWSITEDLASEYVFNRSSSKRFEEARSTSYNIDLKYEILDDEGLPTDEYVRPSMVMNNGGGGVPNIYLDYSNFGDDFDINSYDDMQVYAWNNFSGSNRRKDAEEVSHQLDFDYFLDYEMFTTVEFGARYSSREVSRTEEKMINSGITGNGATFDQILGGEHPDGLAANNFEAMEYYAPGVVTNFFEPMEGSILGGAGGSGGTSWLIPRYDRKVWNSYMDYLVPGQAFEESQTYPYDITEDVTAAYLKLNYDFDLFDFPVSGNFGLRYVETDTTSIGNQSPDNGDTFEQTTIKNTYSNTLPSFNANVRLNDDMYLRVAYAQTMSRPDPVDLSPSVQVYSGTATGQRGNPYLKPFEASQMDLSYEWYIDDVSSFSSAIFYKDIENFHKKTTILWQGSDHGIDLDNDGLPDDITLSTKVNGGGGTVQGLELAYQSVFDFLPGWMSGFGAQLNYTYTDSDQDSGYDELTGNQLPVPDLSENSYNIVLFYEKYGFSFRAAYNYRDERYIKETAGATDSSLWVYDEVKSIEAGSDQYSNLSAPLSQWRDEYETLDLSANYKINSNMSLHFQATNVLDEERRDYAGVKDITTEYLETGRFFRFGVSARY, encoded by the coding sequence ATGTTTAGGAAAAGCATACTTGCAACGCATATAAAGTTAAGTCTGCTTGCGTCAATCACAGCAATCTCTCCTGTTGCTATGAATGTTGCATTGGCAGAAGAATCCTCAACAAAAACACAAAAAGAAGAAATTGCACAAAAACTAAGCGACGTTGAAACCATACAAGTCACCGGTATTCGTGGGTCTTTATCGGGCTCACAATTTCTCAAGCGTAGTGCTGACCAAGTGATGGATGCGATTACAGCTGAGGACATTGGTAAATTACCTGACCAAAACGTGGCCGAAGCACTTCAGCGCATTACGGGTGTACAGATTGGGCGCGACGCAACGGGCGCAGGCTCGGGTTTCCAGGTGCGAGGTATTAGCCAGAACCGTGTGGAAATCAATGGTCAAACCATGGTGAGTAACAACGGCGAGTCTCGTTCAAATTCATTCAATGATACATCCTCATCTTTATTTAAAGGCATTGAGGTCATCAAGTCACCCACCGCAGATATGACTGAAGGTGCAATTGGTGCAACTGTTCGACTGAAGACTTTTGCCCCTCTGGACTTTAAAAAAGACCTGACATTAAGCGGTAAATATGAAGGCACAAAAGATCAAAAAGCCGACGACAAAGGTTACTCAGGCAATGCATTGCTATCGCAAAAATTTGATTGGGGTGATTGGGGCGAATTTGGTTATTTAGTGAATTTCAGTCGCGAAGAGAAAATTACCGAATCAGAACTCTATTCCACAAATTGGCGTGCTGCCGACTCTAATCAACTGGTTCTTGACCCCGATTCACCCGAAAAAATAACACCGGGCACACTGGTTTATATTCCTGATCAGCCTCGTCTTGAGCGTAAGCCGTTTGAAGAAAAGAAAACGGGGCTTGATTCCAAAATTCAGTGGGCTCCGAGCGCCGACTTAGAGTTTTTTGCTCACGCGTTTAAAACAAAATTTACTCAGAACTTAAAGCAAGTTCGAATGAATTACTTAAGTCGCGATACGTCCGCATTGCTACAAGATAATGCCGAGTACTTAACCTTCGAACGTGGTGCTATTCCGGTTCAATATTCTGATGACCAAGGCTCTCCAGCCACTGAAAACGCACACCGTGCCATTTTGAGCTATGGTGAATTCGACTTTGATGCTGCGGGCAGTCCAGCGCGCTTTGCCGGTAACTTTAGCCGCAATGACATTGAGCAGTTTGCATTCTCGACCGGCGCTAAATGGTCTATTACTGAGGATCTAGCGTCTGAGTATGTGTTTAACCGCTCAAGCAGCAAGCGTTTTGAAGAAGCCCGCAGTACGTCATACAACATTGATCTGAAATACGAGATTTTAGACGATGAAGGCCTGCCAACCGACGAATATGTTCGTCCTTCAATGGTGATGAATAATGGCGGCGGCGGTGTTCCAAATATCTATTTGGACTATTCGAACTTTGGCGACGATTTCGACATCAACAGCTACGATGACATGCAAGTTTACGCATGGAATAACTTTAGTGGTTCAAACCGTCGTAAAGATGCTGAAGAAGTATCACATCAGCTCGACTTTGATTATTTCCTCGACTACGAAATGTTCACCACGGTTGAGTTTGGTGCGCGTTACTCAAGCCGCGAAGTGAGTCGTACAGAAGAAAAAATGATCAATAGCGGCATTACCGGCAACGGCGCTACGTTTGATCAAATTCTAGGTGGCGAGCATCCAGACGGTTTAGCTGCGAATAACTTCGAAGCGATGGAGTACTATGCTCCTGGTGTGGTGACCAATTTCTTTGAACCGATGGAAGGCAGTATTCTCGGCGGTGCTGGTGGCTCTGGTGGTACGTCTTGGTTGATTCCGCGCTACGATCGCAAGGTGTGGAATTCATACATGGACTACCTTGTTCCTGGGCAGGCATTTGAAGAATCACAAACCTACCCGTATGACATTACTGAAGATGTTACCGCAGCTTACTTAAAACTCAATTATGACTTTGATCTATTTGACTTTCCTGTGTCAGGTAACTTCGGTCTGCGTTATGTAGAAACTGACACCACCTCGATTGGTAATCAGAGTCCTGATAATGGCGACACATTTGAGCAGACCACCATCAAAAACACCTACTCGAATACACTGCCGAGCTTCAACGCCAATGTGCGTTTAAACGACGATATGTACCTTCGAGTTGCCTACGCACAAACAATGTCGCGTCCGGATCCAGTGGACTTGTCTCCTTCTGTACAAGTCTATTCAGGTACGGCAACAGGGCAACGGGGTAATCCTTACTTGAAGCCGTTTGAAGCCAGTCAAATGGATCTGTCTTACGAGTGGTACATTGATGATGTGAGCTCGTTCTCAAGCGCTATTTTTTACAAAGATATTGAAAACTTCCACAAGAAAACCACGATTTTATGGCAGGGTTCAGACCACGGTATCGACCTTGATAATGACGGCCTACCTGATGACATTACCTTAAGTACCAAGGTCAATGGCGGTGGTGGTACTGTTCAAGGTTTAGAGTTGGCCTATCAGTCTGTGTTTGACTTCTTGCCGGGCTGGATGTCTGGGTTTGGAGCGCAGTTGAACTACACCTACACCGACAGCGACCAAGATTCAGGTTATGACGAACTCACGGGTAACCAGCTCCCAGTGCCTGATTTATCTGAGAACAGCTACAACATCGTGTTGTTTTATGAGAAATATGGCTTCTCATTCCGCGCGGCGTATAACTACCGCGATGAGCGTTATATCAAAGAAACTGCCGGTGCCACCGATAGTTCTCTATGGGTCTATGACGAAGTGAAGTCAATTGAAGCGGGTAGCGACCAATACTCGAACTTATCGGCTCCATTATCACAATGGCGCGACGAGTACGAAACCCTTGATTTATCTGCAAATTACAAAATTAATTCAAATATGTCCCTGCATTTTCAGGCCACCAATGTGCTTGATGAAGAGCGCCGTGATTACGCTGGCGTGAAAGATATTACGACTGAATATCTAGAAACAGGCCGCTTCTTCCGATTCGGTGTGAGTGCGCGTTACTAA